One window of the Streptomyces sp. NBC_00259 genome contains the following:
- a CDS encoding MFS transporter yields MINRSPGGSRSLGAALDSAPISRLHRRFWLLAGLGIMLDGFDFFIIGVANPLISKEFDGSPAEQGLLSAAAIVGAALGAALLGPLGDRIGRSRIFRIDLWMFVVFSVLCACAWDIWSLIAFRLLLGVAVGLDYPIAASYLAEILPSRNRGRWLVGAFSLQAAGILLGAVAGVVILLVLPDLDSWRLMLGFGALPALLIIALRRNMPESPRWLARNGHEREAREVAEVLTGQPVHIAETDRERDAPPPEGLRAFVQPQLFSRRLARRTVFTSVPWFLMDIATYGVGIFTPTLLAGLALGGANATFIADDIASTEGTAALDVFLVVGFVLAIVLVDRVGRVPLQLAGFAMMTCALCLLAVSGQLTGGSGSHLVLVFTGFALFNIFMNMGPNATTFALPAEVFPAEVRAGGHGFAAGCGKLGAALGTFLFPVLLADIGASALLYGIAATSALAFVVTLLFRIEPAGRSLEELSGREASAVAPRVAPP; encoded by the coding sequence GTGATCAACCGATCCCCCGGCGGATCGCGCTCGCTCGGCGCTGCACTCGACAGCGCACCGATCTCACGTCTGCACCGGAGGTTCTGGCTGCTGGCCGGACTGGGCATCATGCTCGACGGCTTCGACTTCTTCATCATCGGGGTCGCCAACCCCCTGATCTCGAAGGAGTTCGACGGGAGCCCGGCCGAACAGGGACTGCTGTCGGCCGCGGCGATCGTGGGGGCCGCCCTCGGCGCCGCTCTGCTGGGGCCGCTCGGCGACCGCATCGGCCGCAGTCGGATCTTCCGGATCGACCTGTGGATGTTCGTCGTCTTCTCGGTGCTGTGCGCCTGCGCGTGGGACATCTGGTCCCTGATCGCCTTCCGGCTGCTGCTCGGGGTGGCGGTCGGGCTGGACTATCCCATCGCGGCCAGCTATCTCGCCGAGATCCTGCCGTCCCGCAACCGCGGACGCTGGCTGGTGGGCGCGTTCAGCCTGCAGGCCGCCGGCATCCTCCTCGGAGCCGTGGCCGGTGTGGTGATCCTCCTCGTCCTGCCCGACCTGGACTCCTGGCGCCTCATGCTCGGGTTCGGTGCGCTGCCCGCCCTGCTGATCATCGCGCTGCGGCGCAACATGCCCGAGAGCCCGCGCTGGCTCGCCCGCAACGGCCATGAGCGCGAGGCCCGCGAGGTCGCGGAGGTGCTGACCGGGCAGCCGGTCCACATCGCGGAGACGGACCGGGAGCGCGACGCGCCACCGCCGGAGGGGCTGAGGGCCTTCGTCCAGCCCCAGTTGTTCTCGCGTCGTCTGGCGCGGCGCACCGTCTTCACGTCCGTGCCCTGGTTCCTGATGGACATCGCGACCTACGGCGTGGGCATCTTCACCCCCACACTGCTGGCCGGCCTGGCTCTCGGCGGCGCGAACGCCACGTTCATCGCGGACGACATCGCGTCCACCGAGGGCACGGCCGCCCTGGATGTCTTCCTCGTGGTCGGGTTCGTACTGGCGATCGTCCTGGTCGACCGGGTGGGACGGGTTCCCCTCCAGCTCGCCGGATTCGCGATGATGACGTGCGCGCTCTGTCTCCTCGCCGTGTCGGGTCAGCTCACCGGTGGCTCCGGGTCACACCTCGTCCTGGTCTTCACCGGCTTCGCCCTGTTCAACATCTTCATGAACATGGGCCCGAACGCCACGACGTTCGCCCTGCCCGCCGAGGTCTTCCCCGCCGAAGTGCGGGCCGGGGGTCATGGCTTCGCGGCCGGCTGCGGGAAGCTCGGTGCCGCGCTGGGCACGTTCCTCTTCCCCGTACTGCTGGCGGACATCGGAGCGAGCGCGCTCCTGTACGGGATCGCGGCGACCAGCGCGCTGGCCTTCGTGGTCACTCTGCTCTTCCGTATCGAACCGGCGGGCCGGTCGCTCGAAGAGCTCTCCGGCCGGGAAGCCTCCGCCGTCGCCCCCCGCGTGGCGCCGCCGTAG
- a CDS encoding baeRF3 domain-containing protein, with product MHPALRSDDLARLRRQRPYPAVSVLMPTHRRDPGSAQDPVRLRNLMAEAKEQLQADPAVTRETRMDVTAQLDQALAEIDLVHAEDGLVVFAAPGEHEVWMLGRSVPERVVLSDTYLTRNLVSAQAAERPFWVLAVSSDHVTLWSGAAERVTEAHTGSFPMTRVSENFDAERLERIGDVPSTFTDEATRQFLREADTAVGAVLRNDPRPLYVTGEAAALSLIDDAGTVVRATATHVTQGGLAAGPGDAVWQAVRPFVEARAEKDVAGVLEELDKARGRRAFAAGVDEIHQNVESGRVALLAVEENYRETVRDSGGHLLPADPGDLDALDDIVDEIVEKSLDTGAQVRFVPDGTLTGMGGIASTLRY from the coding sequence ATGCACCCAGCTCTCCGCTCCGACGATCTGGCACGGCTGCGACGGCAGCGCCCCTATCCGGCGGTGTCGGTCCTGATGCCCACGCATCGCCGGGATCCGGGCAGCGCCCAGGACCCTGTCCGGCTGCGCAATCTGATGGCCGAGGCGAAGGAGCAACTGCAGGCCGATCCGGCCGTCACGCGTGAGACGCGGATGGATGTCACCGCCCAGCTCGACCAGGCACTCGCCGAGATCGATCTCGTGCACGCCGAGGACGGACTGGTGGTGTTCGCGGCGCCGGGAGAGCATGAGGTGTGGATGCTGGGCCGGAGCGTGCCCGAGCGTGTGGTGCTCTCGGACACGTACCTCACCCGCAACCTCGTCTCGGCGCAGGCCGCGGAGCGCCCCTTTTGGGTCCTGGCGGTCTCGTCCGACCACGTCACGCTGTGGAGCGGCGCTGCGGAGCGCGTCACCGAGGCGCACACCGGGTCCTTCCCGATGACCCGGGTCAGCGAGAACTTCGACGCCGAGCGCCTGGAGCGGATCGGTGATGTGCCCAGCACCTTCACGGACGAGGCGACGCGCCAGTTCCTGAGGGAGGCGGACACCGCGGTCGGCGCCGTGCTCAGGAACGATCCACGGCCCCTGTACGTGACGGGTGAGGCGGCCGCTCTGTCGCTCATCGACGACGCAGGCACCGTGGTCAGGGCAACGGCCACGCATGTCACCCAGGGCGGGCTGGCCGCCGGTCCCGGCGACGCCGTGTGGCAGGCGGTACGGCCGTTCGTCGAGGCCCGGGCGGAGAAGGACGTCGCAGGCGTCCTCGAAGAGCTCGACAAAGCCCGTGGCAGGCGCGCCTTCGCCGCAGGGGTCGACGAGATCCACCAGAACGTGGAGTCGGGCCGGGTCGCACTGCTCGCCGTGGAGGAGAACTACCGCGAGACCGTACGCGACTCGGGTGGCCATCTCCTGCCGGCCGACCCCGGCGATCTGGACGCCCTCGACGACATCGTCGACGAGATCGTCGAGAAGTCACTCGACACAGGCGCTCAGGTGCGCTTCGTCCCCGACGGGACGCTCACCGGCATGGGCGGCATCGCGAGCACGTTGCGCTACTGA
- a CDS encoding DUF1876 domain-containing protein, translating to MARTAEWRIRLDLFEEGRTTKAHARLDTGTTVLTGRGVARCHPVDPDVPEIGDELAASRACHDLGRQLMMAAYGDIETLHHGYTIPDSGPGAAR from the coding sequence ATGGCGCGAACGGCCGAATGGAGGATCCGGCTCGATCTGTTCGAGGAGGGCCGGACGACGAAGGCCCACGCGCGGCTGGACACCGGAACGACGGTGCTCACCGGCCGCGGAGTCGCCCGCTGCCATCCGGTGGACCCGGACGTTCCGGAGATCGGTGACGAACTCGCCGCGAGCCGCGCCTGCCATGACCTCGGCCGTCAGCTCATGATGGCGGCGTACGGCGACATCGAGACCCTCCACCACGGGTACACGATCCCGGACTCCGGGCCGGGCGCCGCCCGCTGA
- the dhaK gene encoding dihydroxyacetone kinase subunit DhaK, with translation MRMLINVPETVVADALRGMAAAHPDLRVDVENRVVVRADAPVAGKVALVSGGGSGHEPLHGGFVGPGMLSAACPGEIFTSPVPDQMARAAAAVDSGAGVLFIVKNYTGDVLNFDMAQELAEDEGVQIAKVLVNDDVAVTDSLYTAGRRGTGATLFVEKIAGAAAEEGAPLEQVEAVARRANERSRSFGVALSAVTTPAKGSPTFDLPSGELELGIGIHGEPGRERRPMMTSREIADFAVDAVLEDLQPSSPVLALVNGMGATPLLELYGFTAEVHRVLAERGVPVARTLVGNYVTSLDMAGCSVTLCEADEELLRLWDAPVSTPGLRWGR, from the coding sequence ATGAGGATGCTCATCAATGTCCCCGAGACGGTCGTCGCGGACGCGTTGCGCGGGATGGCCGCGGCGCATCCCGACCTGAGGGTGGACGTCGAGAACAGGGTCGTGGTGCGGGCGGACGCGCCGGTCGCCGGCAAGGTGGCGCTGGTGTCGGGCGGCGGCTCCGGGCACGAGCCCCTGCACGGCGGCTTCGTCGGGCCCGGGATGCTCTCGGCGGCATGCCCCGGCGAGATCTTCACCTCGCCCGTGCCGGATCAGATGGCGAGGGCGGCGGCCGCCGTGGACAGCGGGGCGGGGGTGCTGTTCATCGTCAAGAACTACACCGGCGACGTGCTGAACTTCGACATGGCCCAGGAGCTCGCCGAGGACGAGGGCGTCCAGATCGCCAAGGTGCTGGTCAACGACGATGTGGCGGTCACGGACAGTCTGTACACGGCGGGCAGGCGCGGGACGGGCGCGACGCTGTTCGTCGAGAAGATCGCGGGTGCGGCGGCCGAGGAGGGCGCACCGCTGGAACAGGTCGAGGCCGTCGCCCGCCGGGCCAACGAGCGCTCGCGGAGCTTCGGTGTGGCGCTCAGCGCGGTCACGACGCCGGCCAAGGGCTCGCCCACGTTCGACCTGCCGTCCGGCGAGCTGGAGTTGGGGATCGGCATCCATGGCGAGCCGGGCCGTGAGCGACGGCCGATGATGACCTCGCGGGAGATCGCGGACTTCGCGGTGGACGCCGTCCTGGAGGACCTGCAGCCGTCCAGTCCGGTGCTGGCGCTGGTGAACGGGATGGGAGCGACACCGCTGCTGGAGCTGTACGGGTTCACCGCGGAGGTGCACCGGGTGCTGGCCGAGCGCGGCGTGCCGGTGGCGCGGACCCTGGTCGGGAACTACGTCACCTCGCTCGACATGGCCGGCTGCTCGGTGACGCTGTGCGAGGCGGACGAGGAACTGCTGCGGCTGTGGGACGCCCCCGTGTCGACGCCCGGACTGCGCTGGGGCCGCTGA
- a CDS encoding FadR/GntR family transcriptional regulator — MEALPRETIVDVLEGRLREDILTGRHPAGSYLPPERQLADGYGVTRTTLKHAFGRLVQAGLLETRHGVGTRVRDYARLGGADLLPMLVRHSPDWIGEIFEVRRSVGALIAERAAVRATAEQRAELGVLLAEVRAADGGDAVQLADIEVHRALARATGNRVYGLLTNTLFNAYLPVRAALVGPFTDPEAAYGRLEPVVAAVAAGDEGAARRAAEAYLTATERIMLEGLA; from the coding sequence GTGGAGGCACTGCCCCGCGAGACCATCGTCGACGTCCTGGAGGGGCGGCTGCGCGAGGACATCCTCACCGGCCGCCACCCGGCCGGCAGCTATCTGCCGCCGGAGCGCCAACTCGCCGACGGGTACGGCGTCACCCGCACCACCCTCAAGCACGCCTTCGGCCGCCTCGTCCAGGCCGGGCTCCTGGAGACCCGGCACGGAGTGGGCACCCGTGTCCGTGACTACGCACGGCTCGGCGGCGCCGACCTGCTGCCCATGCTCGTACGGCACAGCCCGGACTGGATCGGCGAGATCTTCGAAGTGCGGCGCAGCGTCGGCGCGTTGATCGCCGAACGGGCCGCGGTCCGCGCCACCGCGGAACAGCGGGCCGAACTGGGCGTGCTGCTGGCCGAGGTGCGGGCGGCCGACGGCGGGGACGCCGTGCAGCTCGCCGACATCGAGGTGCACCGGGCGCTCGCCCGCGCCACCGGCAACCGTGTCTACGGACTGCTGACCAACACCCTCTTCAACGCCTATCTGCCGGTGCGCGCCGCGCTCGTCGGGCCCTTCACGGACCCCGAGGCCGCGTACGGACGGCTGGAGCCGGTGGTGGCGGCGGTGGCCGCGGGTGACGAAGGAGCCGCCCGGCGGGCGGCGGAGGCATATCTGACGGCGACCGAGCGGATCATGCTGGAGGGTCTCGCATGA
- a CDS encoding alpha/beta fold hydrolase gives MTTPPAELELAVDGGALRVLRFGEGPRTAVAAHGITASGMSFRALARHLPPDWSLFALDLRGRGGSAAAPGPYGFDTHAADLCAVAERWGGGARVALAGHSMGACVALRAAARRPELFDRLLLIDGGLPVPAAPDADPDALLDASLGPILARLSRTFDSDEAYVSQFRAHPALGPDWNDDIEAYVRYDITGPEGARRSRAQEGPVRRDGRELLASAAALAEDLAGLSVPTKVLYAPRGTTGTEPGVLDAGLVAHWTSRTSLLTAEAIPECNHFTLLMSGTPAKTVADRLVSMA, from the coding sequence ATGACCACACCTCCGGCCGAGCTGGAACTCGCCGTCGACGGCGGGGCGTTGCGCGTCCTGCGTTTCGGCGAGGGGCCGCGCACCGCCGTCGCGGCCCACGGAATCACCGCGTCCGGCATGTCGTTCCGCGCCCTCGCCCGCCATCTGCCGCCCGACTGGTCGCTGTTCGCCCTTGATCTGCGGGGCCGGGGCGGCAGCGCGGCCGCCCCCGGTCCGTACGGCTTCGACACCCACGCGGCCGACCTGTGCGCGGTGGCCGAGCGGTGGGGCGGCGGCGCGCGCGTCGCCCTCGCCGGTCACTCCATGGGCGCGTGCGTCGCCCTGCGCGCCGCGGCCCGCCGTCCCGAGCTTTTCGACCGGCTGCTCCTGATCGACGGCGGCCTGCCCGTTCCGGCCGCACCGGACGCCGACCCCGACGCACTCCTGGACGCGTCGCTGGGACCGATCCTGGCCAGGCTGTCGCGGACGTTCGACAGCGACGAGGCGTACGTGAGCCAGTTCCGCGCCCATCCCGCGCTCGGCCCGGACTGGAACGACGACATCGAGGCGTACGTCCGCTACGACATCACCGGCCCCGAGGGCGCCCGCCGCTCCCGCGCCCAGGAGGGCCCTGTCCGCCGGGACGGACGGGAGCTGCTGGCCTCGGCGGCGGCGCTCGCCGAGGACCTGGCCGGGCTGTCCGTACCCACGAAGGTGCTGTACGCGCCCCGCGGGACGACCGGCACGGAACCGGGGGTGCTCGACGCCGGCCTCGTCGCACACTGGACCTCCCGGACATCGCTCCTGACCGCCGAGGCGATCCCGGAGTGCAATCACTTCACGCTCCTGATGAGCGGCACGCCCGCGAAGACGGTCGCCGACCGCCTCGTGTCGATGGCGTGA
- a CDS encoding phosphoketolase family protein — MRKVMRHGRTALSREELGSLDAHWRAANYLAVGQIYLMSNALLKEPLRPEHIKPRLLGHWGTSPGLNLVHTHLNRVIKARDLSALCIWGPGHGGPAVLANSWLEGTYSETYPDVSRDAVGMNRLFRQFSFPGGVPSHVAPETPGSIHEGGELGYSLAHAYGAALDNPELVVACVIGDGEAETGPLAASWHSNKLLDPVHDGAVLPVLHLNGYKIANPTVLARLPRGELDELLRGYGHEPLHVAGDEPAEVHRAMAAAMDLALDRIAAIQRDARAGRTTERPRWPMIVLRTPKGWTGPARVDGEPVEGTWRSHQVPLSGVRDNPEHLAQLEQWLRSYRPDELFDEDGRPRPQVLAAVPDGDRRLGATPHANGGLLLRDLPVAPLERFAVPVDKPGETLHEPTRVLGDLIAQIMRDTAGRRDFRLVGPDETASNRLQAVYGATGKAWQAEVLPTDEHLARDGRVMEILSEHCCQGWLEGYLLTGRHGLFSCYEAFVHIVDSMVGQHVKWLRTSRQLPWRAPVASLNYLLTSHVWRQDHNGFSHQDPGFVDLVLNKSPEVVRVYLPPDTNTLLSVADHVLRSRDYVNVVVAGKQPCFDWLSLDEARAHCARGAGAWDWAGTETGERAPDVVLACAGDVPTQEVLAAAGLLRRHLPDLVVRVVNVVDMTRLMPQEEHPHGMPDFEYDALFTTDKPVIFAYHGYPWLVHRLAYRRTGHANLHVRGYREFGTTTTPFDMVVRNDLDRYRLVMDVVDRVPGLGVRAVAVRQAMADARTRHHAWVREHGVDMPEVADWSWAG, encoded by the coding sequence ATGCGCAAGGTCATGCGCCATGGCCGGACGGCGTTGAGCCGCGAGGAACTCGGGAGCCTGGACGCGCACTGGCGGGCGGCGAACTACCTGGCCGTGGGCCAGATCTATCTGATGAGCAACGCGCTGCTGAAGGAGCCGCTGCGACCGGAGCACATCAAACCGCGGCTGCTGGGCCACTGGGGCACCTCGCCCGGGCTCAACCTCGTCCACACCCACCTCAACCGGGTGATCAAGGCGCGTGACCTGTCCGCGCTCTGCATCTGGGGCCCCGGCCACGGCGGACCCGCCGTGCTGGCCAACTCCTGGCTGGAGGGCACCTACAGCGAGACGTACCCGGACGTGAGCCGGGACGCGGTGGGCATGAACCGGCTCTTCCGGCAGTTCTCGTTCCCCGGCGGCGTTCCCAGCCATGTCGCACCGGAGACGCCCGGCTCCATCCACGAGGGCGGTGAGCTGGGCTACTCCCTCGCCCACGCCTACGGAGCCGCCCTCGACAACCCCGAACTGGTCGTCGCCTGCGTCATCGGCGACGGCGAGGCCGAGACCGGTCCGCTCGCCGCCTCCTGGCACTCCAACAAGCTCCTCGACCCCGTCCACGACGGGGCCGTGCTCCCGGTCCTCCATCTCAACGGCTACAAGATCGCCAACCCGACCGTTCTCGCGAGGCTCCCGCGGGGCGAACTCGACGAGCTGCTGCGCGGCTACGGCCACGAGCCGCTGCACGTCGCCGGCGACGAGCCGGCGGAGGTGCACCGGGCGATGGCCGCCGCCATGGACCTGGCGCTGGACCGCATCGCCGCCATCCAGCGGGACGCCCGTGCCGGACGGACCACCGAGCGGCCCCGCTGGCCCATGATCGTCCTGCGCACCCCCAAGGGCTGGACCGGTCCCGCCCGGGTCGACGGCGAGCCCGTCGAGGGCACCTGGCGCTCCCACCAGGTACCGCTCTCGGGCGTCCGGGACAATCCGGAGCACCTGGCACAACTGGAGCAGTGGCTGCGCTCGTACCGTCCTGACGAGCTCTTCGACGAGGACGGCCGCCCCCGCCCGCAGGTCCTCGCGGCCGTTCCCGACGGCGACCGCAGGCTCGGCGCCACCCCGCACGCCAACGGCGGGCTCCTCCTGCGCGACCTCCCCGTCGCGCCGCTGGAACGCTTCGCCGTGCCCGTCGACAAGCCCGGCGAGACCCTCCACGAACCCACCCGGGTCCTGGGCGACCTGATCGCGCAGATCATGCGGGACACCGCGGGGCGCCGTGACTTCCGGCTGGTCGGCCCGGACGAGACGGCCTCCAACCGGCTCCAGGCGGTCTACGGCGCCACCGGAAAGGCCTGGCAGGCCGAGGTCCTCCCCACCGACGAGCATCTGGCGCGCGACGGCCGGGTCATGGAGATCCTCTCCGAGCACTGCTGCCAGGGCTGGCTGGAGGGCTACCTCCTCACCGGACGCCACGGACTCTTCTCCTGCTACGAAGCCTTCGTGCACATCGTCGACTCGATGGTGGGACAGCACGTCAAATGGCTCAGGACGTCCCGGCAACTGCCCTGGCGGGCACCCGTCGCCTCCCTCAACTACCTGCTGACCTCGCATGTCTGGCGCCAGGACCACAACGGCTTCTCCCACCAGGACCCGGGCTTCGTCGACCTCGTCCTCAACAAGAGCCCCGAGGTCGTCCGCGTCTATCTGCCGCCGGACACCAACACCCTGCTCTCGGTGGCCGATCACGTCCTGCGCAGCCGCGACTACGTCAACGTCGTCGTCGCCGGGAAGCAGCCCTGCTTCGACTGGCTGAGCCTGGACGAGGCGCGCGCCCACTGCGCCCGGGGGGCCGGGGCCTGGGACTGGGCCGGTACGGAGACGGGAGAGCGGGCGCCCGACGTCGTCCTGGCCTGTGCGGGGGACGTGCCGACGCAGGAAGTCCTGGCCGCCGCCGGGCTGCTGCGCCGGCATCTTCCCGACCTGGTCGTCAGGGTCGTCAACGTCGTCGACATGACCCGGCTGATGCCCCAGGAGGAGCACCCGCACGGCATGCCGGACTTCGAGTACGACGCCCTGTTCACCACGGACAAGCCCGTGATCTTCGCGTACCACGGCTATCCGTGGCTGGTGCACCGGCTCGCGTACCGCCGGACCGGGCACGCGAATCTCCACGTCCGCGGCTACCGGGAGTTCGGCACGACCACGACGCCGTTCGACATGGTCGTACGCAACGACCTCGACCGGTACCGGCTGGTCATGGACGTCGTCGACCGGGTGCCCGGACTCGGCGTCCGGGCGGTCGCGGTACGTCAGGCCATGGCCGATGCCCGCACCCGGCACCACGCCTGGGTCCGCGAGCACGGCGTCGACATGCCCGAGGTCGCCGACTGGTCCTGGGCCGGCTGA
- a CDS encoding FAD-dependent oxidoreductase encodes MNLTGFVASLIADDGTDGWPARVPARLETVLASMPRPARTGVRSAARALDAYALARTGRGLAALTPAERESVLGSLGARPALLPLLDVLKVPVLLAAGTERMLQQGLSVPPLTREDPPLDCTPADSWPDRSTADAVVIGSGAGGSMAARTLARAGLTVVVLEEGQHHSTASFGRRTPLDRFADLYRDGGATVALGRPPLLLPVGRAVGGTTVVNSGTCYRTPEHVLARWTKEFGFHLAERLGPYLDETERTLKVATQPLDVLGNNGRIALDGAERLGWEAAPLRRNAPGCKGSCQCVVGCPTGAKQSVQLSVLPDACAAGARIVTGAEVRRILVDGDRPGGPRAAGVRVRREDGGEFEILAPLVVVAAGALQSPPLLRRSGLGSHPRLGRNLSVHPATSVAGRFPEPVTAWEGVLQSVGVEEHHDGGVLIEATATPPGMGSFVLPGLGHELRRELEDADRLATLGAMIADRPSGRVLGRDRTLLRYDLDRRDAGRLMRAVRAMGELLFAAGAQEVLTGIPGAPRARSLDELDGVLAGAGPRQLHLSAYHPTGTVAAGSGPERSPADATGRLRGVEGVLVADASVLPGCPEVNPQLSIMAAALAVTEAQLER; translated from the coding sequence ATGAACCTCACCGGCTTCGTGGCGTCCCTCATCGCCGACGACGGTACCGACGGCTGGCCGGCCCGGGTGCCCGCACGGCTCGAAACCGTCCTCGCCTCGATGCCGCGCCCCGCCAGGACCGGGGTGCGGTCCGCGGCCCGCGCCCTCGACGCGTACGCTCTCGCCCGCACCGGCCGGGGGCTCGCCGCCCTCACGCCCGCCGAGCGGGAGTCCGTCCTCGGCTCACTCGGCGCGCGGCCCGCGCTCCTCCCGCTGCTCGATGTGCTCAAAGTGCCCGTCCTGCTCGCCGCCGGGACGGAACGGATGCTCCAGCAGGGCCTGTCCGTACCGCCGTTGACGCGCGAGGACCCCCCGCTCGACTGCACACCCGCCGACAGCTGGCCGGACCGCTCCACCGCCGACGCCGTGGTCATCGGCTCCGGCGCGGGCGGTTCCATGGCGGCGCGGACCCTGGCCCGCGCCGGGCTCACCGTCGTCGTCCTCGAGGAAGGGCAGCACCACTCCACGGCGTCGTTCGGCCGGCGCACCCCGCTCGACCGGTTCGCCGACCTGTACCGGGACGGCGGAGCCACCGTCGCCCTCGGCCGTCCGCCGCTGCTGCTGCCCGTCGGCCGCGCCGTCGGCGGCACCACCGTCGTCAACTCGGGTACGTGCTACCGCACCCCGGAGCATGTCCTCGCGCGCTGGACCAAGGAGTTCGGGTTCCACCTCGCCGAACGCCTGGGACCGTACCTCGACGAGACCGAGCGCACGCTGAAGGTCGCCACCCAGCCCCTGGACGTCCTCGGCAACAACGGCCGGATCGCGCTCGACGGCGCCGAACGGCTCGGCTGGGAGGCGGCGCCGCTGCGGCGCAACGCGCCCGGCTGCAAGGGCTCCTGCCAGTGCGTCGTCGGCTGCCCGACCGGGGCCAAGCAGAGCGTGCAGCTGTCCGTGCTGCCCGACGCCTGTGCCGCGGGCGCCCGGATCGTCACCGGAGCCGAGGTGCGGCGGATCCTCGTGGACGGGGACCGGCCCGGAGGGCCGCGCGCGGCCGGCGTACGCGTACGACGCGAGGACGGCGGCGAGTTCGAGATCCTCGCCCCGCTCGTCGTCGTCGCCGCGGGCGCCCTGCAGTCGCCTCCGCTGCTGCGCCGCTCGGGCCTCGGCAGCCACCCGAGGCTCGGCCGGAACCTCAGCGTCCACCCGGCGACCAGCGTCGCCGGACGCTTCCCCGAGCCCGTGACGGCCTGGGAGGGGGTGCTGCAGAGCGTGGGCGTGGAGGAGCACCACGACGGCGGCGTGCTGATCGAGGCGACCGCGACCCCGCCGGGGATGGGCTCCTTCGTCCTGCCCGGCCTCGGCCACGAGCTCCGTCGTGAACTGGAGGACGCCGACCGGCTCGCCACCCTGGGAGCCATGATCGCCGACCGTCCCTCGGGCCGCGTCCTGGGCCGCGACCGCACCCTGCTCCGCTACGACCTGGACCGCCGGGACGCGGGGCGCCTGATGCGCGCTGTACGCGCCATGGGGGAACTGCTGTTCGCCGCCGGTGCGCAGGAGGTCCTGACCGGTATCCCCGGCGCCCCGCGCGCCCGCAGCCTCGACGAGCTGGACGGCGTCCTCGCCGGGGCGGGCCCGCGGCAGCTGCATCTGTCCGCGTACCACCCCACCGGCACGGTCGCGGCGGGCTCCGGCCCGGAGCGTTCCCCGGCCGACGCCACGGGACGGCTCCGCGGCGTCGAGGGCGTGCTGGTCGCGGACGCCTCGGTGCTGCCCGGCTGCCCCGAGGTCAATCCGCAGCTGAGCATCATGGCGGCGGCGCTCGCGGTGACGGAGGCACAGCTGGAGCGGTGA